One window of Dehalobacterium formicoaceticum genomic DNA carries:
- a CDS encoding polysaccharide deacetylase family protein, translating to MVHRKSVWIFGFVFLILILFLAINNLHRGVMILHYHAVNNDKSSSEKLIRVYPQELAWQMNYLKKAGYHVVTLDKAVDYLKNGSKLPFKSVAITFDDGYEDNLTFALPVLRKYHYPATIFIPTGEIGGTNSWDRERVQSMKLLNWSQMETMQKEGVSFQDHTVHHLNITKISQEKAIYELTASKDVLEKHLKTNIDYFAYPFGSLHQNAVELVQKAGYKAAFTSSPGTNVYGKTDLFRIRRMSVKEMHGGFWGRLLFVLELKFSFWKI from the coding sequence ATGGTACACAGAAAAAGTGTTTGGATTTTTGGTTTTGTATTTTTAATTTTGATTTTGTTTCTGGCGATAAATAACTTACATCGGGGTGTTATGATACTTCATTATCATGCTGTTAATAATGATAAATCTTCTTCGGAGAAACTGATTAGAGTTTATCCGCAAGAATTAGCCTGGCAAATGAACTACCTGAAAAAAGCAGGATATCATGTTGTCACACTGGACAAAGCTGTTGACTATCTTAAAAACGGCAGCAAATTGCCTTTTAAGTCTGTTGCTATTACCTTTGATGATGGATATGAAGATAATTTAACCTTTGCCTTACCAGTTCTAAGAAAGTATCATTACCCGGCCACAATTTTTATTCCCACAGGAGAAATCGGGGGAACAAATTCATGGGATAGGGAAAGAGTACAAAGCATGAAATTGTTGAATTGGTCCCAAATGGAAACAATGCAAAAGGAGGGTGTTTCCTTTCAGGACCACACTGTACACCATTTAAATATCACGAAAATTTCCCAAGAAAAAGCCATCTATGAATTGACAGCATCTAAGGATGTTTTAGAAAAGCATTTGAAAACAAATATTGATTATTTTGCTTATCCCTTTGGCAGTTTGCATCAAAATGCTGTGGAATTGGTGCAAAAGGCCGGTTATAAAGCTGCTTTTACAAGTTCCCCAGGTACCAATGTCTATGGGAAAACAGATTTATTCAGAATCCGCCGTATGTCTGTTAAAGAGATGCATGGAGGCTTTTGGGGACGACTGCTGTTTGTCCTGGAATTAAAATTTAGTTTCTGGAAAATCTAA
- a CDS encoding VanW family protein, translated as MRSSSAEITSPDDYPPDYWRQGIIYSQPLPWNDAPQFRQMISENKNMVLMAKYQATLKEPLPGEMNNVGLAADKLAGTMIPDGKVFSQNREIGPYTSANGYQSGPMYKGTKIVTSTGGGVCKIASVLYNLAILSNLPVYERYNHSMTVPYVPPGQDATVSYGVKDIRFLNNTGGPIVIWAETVGNTLYMAFYGQEIPPQVTWHHQELKRIKYWIVYRYNENLGKGTERLLVTGQDGLVVKSWITIEYPDGETKIKELGKNYYDALPEIIEKGR; from the coding sequence ATGAGGTCTAGTTCTGCGGAAATTACCAGTCCGGATGACTATCCCCCCGATTATTGGAGACAAGGCATAATCTATAGTCAACCCCTTCCTTGGAATGATGCCCCCCAATTTCGCCAAATGATTAGTGAAAATAAAAACATGGTCTTAATGGCAAAATATCAGGCCACTTTAAAAGAGCCTCTGCCCGGAGAAATGAACAATGTCGGTCTTGCAGCAGACAAGTTGGCAGGAACAATGATTCCAGACGGCAAAGTTTTTTCTCAAAATAGGGAAATCGGCCCTTACACATCTGCTAACGGCTATCAGTCAGGACCTATGTACAAAGGGACAAAAATTGTCACATCTACCGGTGGGGGCGTGTGTAAAATTGCTTCCGTATTATATAATCTTGCTATTTTAAGCAATTTACCGGTATATGAACGTTATAATCATTCCATGACCGTTCCATATGTCCCGCCAGGACAGGATGCCACCGTAAGCTATGGGGTAAAAGATATACGTTTTTTAAACAATACCGGAGGGCCTATTGTTATTTGGGCGGAAACTGTAGGAAATACCTTATATATGGCATTCTATGGACAAGAAATCCCGCCCCAGGTAACATGGCACCATCAAGAATTAAAAAGAATTAAGTATTGGATAGTTTATCGGTATAACGAAAACCTGGGAAAAGGCACAGAAAGGCTGCTTGTCACAGGCCAGGACGGTTTAGTTGTCAAGTCTTGGATTACGATAGAATATCCGGACGGTGAAACAAAAATTAAAGAACTGGGTAAAAACTACTATGATGCATTGCCTGAAATAATTGAAAAAGGCCGGTAA
- the tnpA gene encoding IS66 family insertion sequence element accessory protein TnpA yields MTKVEKCQMWKSRVNEFKSSGQTATAWCTAHELKINQLRYWMRKFKSESKSAEKKMQWLSVEIGGLEVSEPQEALPVRVGKATIEVRPGFNPKLLSDVVKTLSVI; encoded by the coding sequence TTGACCAAAGTTGAAAAGTGCCAAATGTGGAAATCCAGGGTGAATGAATTTAAATCGAGTGGCCAAACGGCTACAGCATGGTGCACAGCACATGAATTGAAGATCAATCAGCTGCGCTACTGGATGCGTAAGTTTAAGTCAGAAAGCAAGTCAGCAGAGAAGAAAATGCAGTGGCTTTCCGTGGAGATCGGCGGGTTAGAAGTAAGCGAACCTCAAGAAGCTTTGCCCGTTCGTGTAGGCAAAGCAACTATTGAAGTGCGTCCGGGATTCAATCCCAAACTTCTCTCTGATGTCGTTAAGACGCTATCAGTTATTTGA
- the tnpC gene encoding IS66 family transposase, protein MENITESDANHPQTDEHIQSLKDKISVQEHQIEELSAKLKWYEEQFLLSQKRRFGASSEKTNPDQLSFFDEAEQEADPKASEPTVEEITYKRRKTKGKNDKMLDDLPVETVEYPLSDEAQTCPQCGEHLHQMSKEIRKEIKVIPAQVKVVKHVRHVYTCRNCEKNDISTPVITAPMPAPVLPGSFVSPSLMAFVMDRKYTLAVPLYRQEQQFKHFGIDLSRQTMANWMIHGANDWLVHLYNRMHTKLIEHEILHADETILQVLREEGRTAANKSYMWLYATGHTDVPIYLYDYRTTRASKHPQNMLDGFNGYLHTDGYIGYNGIPGVKPVGCFAHARRYFSDALKALPKGSDQTSSVAKEGLDYCNQLFHLEQGFKDLDADERYDKRLEQSKPVLDVFEAWLRTKKRQVLPKSALGKAIDYSLKQWDKLCAFLLDGRLEISNNRAERAIKPFVIGRKNFLFSNTPKGATASAIIYSMIETAKANHLSPFHYLTYLFEKLPNIDLGNMAQLDALLPWSDTLPESCKVSSNN, encoded by the coding sequence ATGGAAAACATAACTGAATCAGACGCAAACCATCCTCAAACGGATGAACATATACAAAGTCTTAAGGACAAAATTTCTGTTCAAGAGCACCAAATCGAAGAGTTGTCCGCTAAGCTGAAATGGTACGAAGAACAGTTCCTTTTAAGCCAGAAGCGGCGATTCGGTGCATCCAGCGAGAAAACCAATCCAGATCAATTAAGTTTCTTCGATGAAGCGGAACAAGAAGCCGATCCTAAGGCATCTGAACCAACGGTTGAGGAAATTACATATAAAAGACGCAAGACCAAGGGCAAGAACGACAAAATGCTTGATGATCTTCCCGTAGAGACTGTGGAATACCCCTTATCGGATGAAGCACAAACTTGCCCACAGTGTGGTGAGCATTTACATCAGATGAGTAAAGAAATCCGAAAGGAGATCAAGGTTATTCCAGCTCAGGTTAAGGTAGTCAAACACGTGCGACACGTATATACATGCCGTAACTGTGAGAAAAATGACATCTCCACGCCGGTGATCACTGCACCCATGCCTGCCCCTGTGCTTCCGGGTAGCTTTGTCTCACCGTCTTTAATGGCGTTTGTGATGGATCGAAAATATACTTTAGCTGTTCCGCTTTACCGGCAGGAGCAGCAATTCAAACACTTTGGTATTGATTTATCTCGCCAAACAATGGCCAACTGGATGATTCACGGTGCGAATGATTGGCTTGTTCATCTGTACAACCGCATGCATACCAAGCTAATTGAGCATGAGATTTTACATGCGGATGAAACGATATTGCAAGTGCTGCGTGAAGAAGGAAGAACAGCCGCTAACAAATCATATATGTGGCTGTATGCTACAGGTCATACGGATGTGCCGATCTATCTTTATGACTATCGTACGACCAGAGCCAGTAAGCATCCGCAAAACATGCTTGACGGTTTTAATGGATATTTGCATACTGATGGCTATATAGGGTATAACGGCATTCCAGGTGTCAAACCGGTCGGTTGCTTCGCTCATGCCAGAAGGTATTTTTCTGATGCACTCAAAGCCTTGCCAAAAGGCTCCGACCAGACATCTTCTGTTGCGAAAGAAGGGCTGGATTATTGTAACCAGCTTTTTCACCTAGAGCAAGGGTTCAAGGATCTGGATGCTGACGAGCGATACGACAAGCGTTTGGAACAAAGCAAACCGGTTCTTGATGTCTTCGAAGCCTGGTTAAGAACGAAGAAAAGACAGGTTCTTCCGAAAAGTGCTTTAGGAAAAGCCATTGATTACAGCCTGAAGCAGTGGGATAAACTGTGCGCGTTCTTGCTTGATGGTCGGCTGGAAATCAGTAATAACCGAGCAGAACGAGCCATCAAGCCTTTCGTAATCGGAAGAAAAAACTTCCTCTTCAGTAACACTCCGAAGGGTGCTACGGCCAGTGCAATCATCTACAGCATGATTGAGACGGCAAAGGCCAACCATCTGAGCCCTTTTCATTATTTGACGTATCTATTTGAGAAGTTGCCCAACATTGACTTGGGAAATATGGCTCAACTGGATGCTTTGCTCCCATGGTCGGACACGCTTCCGGAATCCTGCAAAGTTTCTTCAAATAACTGA
- the tnpB gene encoding IS66 family insertion sequence element accessory protein TnpB (TnpB, as the term is used for proteins encoded by IS66 family insertion elements, is considered an accessory protein, since TnpC, encoded by a neighboring gene, is a DDE family transposase.), with product MMLGRVDTVYLAAGATDLRKSIDGLAVIVQEHFRLDPFSRHLFVFCNRKKDKVKVLEWGGDGFWLHYKRLEKGHFQWPDGNSQSLAVSQREFRWLLDGLPLHQASANPEISERIII from the coding sequence ATGATGTTAGGCCGAGTAGACACGGTTTATCTTGCAGCCGGCGCAACGGATCTTCGCAAGTCTATCGATGGCTTGGCTGTAATCGTGCAAGAGCATTTCCGCTTGGATCCATTCTCTAGGCATCTTTTTGTCTTTTGTAATCGCAAAAAGGACAAAGTCAAAGTCCTAGAATGGGGTGGCGATGGATTCTGGCTCCATTACAAGCGCCTCGAGAAAGGACACTTTCAGTGGCCAGATGGCAATAGCCAGTCACTTGCTGTCAGCCAGCGAGAATTTCGATGGCTGCTCGATGGTTTACCCCTTCATCAGGCAAGTGCCAATCCGGAAATAAGCGAGAGAATCATCATATAA
- a CDS encoding EamA family transporter, giving the protein MYTFLLALFGAICWGIAPAFGKIGLRGIHPMDGLAARTLITLLLVGTWAGFSGSLFRLHSIPSRAWFFLAIEAFFATFAGDLAYYAAIKWGNIGNTSLVLSVSPIITLLIGWFFMGESISFLETLGAFFILTGLILVASNSL; this is encoded by the coding sequence TTGTATACCTTTTTACTTGCACTTTTTGGAGCGATATGTTGGGGAATTGCCCCAGCGTTTGGAAAAATAGGTTTAAGAGGAATTCATCCAATGGATGGCCTGGCGGCAAGAACATTAATTACATTGCTGCTGGTAGGAACTTGGGCAGGGTTTAGCGGTAGCCTGTTTCGACTACATTCTATACCTTCCCGGGCTTGGTTTTTTCTAGCTATAGAAGCATTTTTTGCGACCTTTGCCGGTGATTTAGCATATTATGCAGCCATAAAATGGGGTAATATCGGCAATACATCCTTGGTATTATCCGTTTCGCCAATAATCACCTTACTCATAGGCTGGTTTTTTATGGGGGAAAGTATCTCATTTTTAGAAACTTTAGGTGCTTTTTTTATTTTGACCGGACTGATTTTGGTGGCATCCAATTCACTGTAG
- a CDS encoding PLP-dependent cysteine synthase family protein, translating to MYDNIIETIGRTPIVKINKLNPKPHIPLYAMLEGFNPTGSIKDRIAIKMIEQAEACGALTPGKTIIEPTSGNTGIGLAMIGAVKGYAVEIVMSEAVSVERRKMIEAFGAKTTLTDPSKGTDGAIMKAHELCRSYPEKYFMPNQFSNEYNKLAHYETTAHEIWEDTEGKVTHFVSALGTSGTLMGVGMGLKAKNPDIQIVEAHPVLGHYIQGLKNMQEAIVPAIYDPTQIDRSVMVESEEAFAMARKIVAQEGMFVGMSSGAAMVAALACIKDIEEGFVVVIFPDRGEKYLSTGLFQLAP from the coding sequence ATGTACGATAATATTATCGAGACTATTGGCCGCACGCCAATCGTTAAGATAAATAAATTAAACCCCAAACCACACATTCCGCTTTACGCCATGTTAGAGGGCTTTAACCCCACAGGGAGCATTAAAGATCGTATTGCAATAAAAATGATTGAACAGGCTGAGGCTTGCGGCGCTCTCACACCTGGCAAAACCATTATTGAACCCACCTCAGGCAACACAGGGATTGGGTTGGCGATGATCGGTGCCGTAAAGGGATATGCGGTTGAAATAGTGATGAGTGAAGCGGTTTCGGTGGAACGTCGGAAAATGATTGAGGCTTTTGGAGCCAAGACTACTCTGACGGATCCCTCCAAAGGAACGGATGGAGCCATCATGAAAGCTCATGAACTTTGCCGCAGCTATCCTGAAAAATACTTTATGCCCAACCAGTTTTCCAATGAATATAATAAGCTTGCCCATTATGAAACAACCGCCCATGAAATCTGGGAGGACACCGAGGGCAAGGTTACCCATTTTGTTTCCGCGCTTGGCACCTCAGGCACACTCATGGGCGTAGGCATGGGCTTAAAAGCAAAAAATCCTGATATCCAGATCGTTGAGGCACATCCGGTTTTGGGCCATTATATACAGGGCCTCAAAAACATGCAGGAGGCTATTGTCCCGGCGATATATGATCCCACCCAGATCGACCGCAGTGTGATGGTTGAATCCGAGGAAGCTTTTGCGATGGCTCGAAAAATCGTTGCGCAGGAAGGTATGTTTGTCGGGATGAGCAGTGGAGCAGCTATGGTGGCTGCCTTGGCATGCATCAAAGATATAGAAGAAGGCTTTGTGGTGGTCATATTCCCTGACCGGGGTGAAAAATACCTTAGTACGGGTTTATTCCAATTAGCCCCCTAA
- a CDS encoding glycogen/starch/alpha-glucan phosphorylase codes for MPIKDKEDFKNQYVEIFSRVESSPLELANNSEKYHALVTLIKQVMNKQWVNNIQSNIKADKRRIYYLSMEFLIGKMLSYHLTNLGIEDTVREGLADLNISYDQLLHEEEEAPLGNGGLGRLAACYLDSMAHDQKAGYGFGFGIRYKYGLFNQRIVNGMQVEEPDTWLSNGYVWETIKTDRMMTVKFKGNVRSEIKDDRLVFIHENYDPIWAVPYDISFLGYHDEKKVTYLRLYSAEPMTRQFDLDVFNQGDYERASAYRAEVEAISSILYPKDQTASGQELRLKQEYFLSAASIGDSVSYYKSVYGSVDDKFVQRMAFHINDTHPAVSIPELMRILIDEEGMDWDKAWAISRNVFSYTNHTILPEALETWPVEQFRTLLPRIYMIVEEIDRRSQEEIRVNYPGDENLLMNTAIIVDGRIHMARLAVIGSYSVNGVSKIHSQILKEKILAAFYRITPEKFCNVTNGVSYRRFLHLANKPLSDLISRAIGEEWLSDANELEKLLEFKGDRGFLEGLAQAKYKNKERLANFVSQQQGIKIDPASIFDIQVKRFHGYKRQHLNVLKILDLYNRFKEGKTIQPTTFIFGGKASSSYWRAKDTIKLIHTVADIVNRDPYVKEYIRVIFLENFNVSLGEIIYPAADISEQISTAGKEASGTGCMKFMFNGALTIGSRDGANLEIAEAVGDEHIALFGITADQAMELYGDPGYKSWNDYAGTPNLKRVVDQLVNGFLQTDYSFQGIYDSLLQENDQYFVLRDFSSYTETWERLNNKYAVQEKWLESALYNIAKAGIFSSDRAIHEYADLIWKTER; via the coding sequence CTGCCTATAAAGGATAAAGAAGATTTTAAAAATCAGTATGTGGAAATATTCAGCCGTGTGGAAAGCAGCCCTCTGGAATTAGCAAACAACTCTGAAAAATACCATGCCTTGGTGACCTTAATCAAACAAGTGATGAATAAGCAATGGGTTAATAACATTCAATCCAACATTAAAGCAGATAAACGGCGTATTTATTACTTATCCATGGAGTTTTTAATTGGAAAAATGCTTTCCTACCATCTGACAAATTTGGGGATCGAAGATACTGTGCGGGAAGGATTGGCCGACTTAAATATATCCTATGACCAACTTTTGCATGAAGAAGAAGAAGCACCCTTGGGGAATGGCGGCTTGGGAAGATTGGCTGCCTGCTATTTGGATTCCATGGCCCATGATCAAAAAGCCGGTTATGGCTTCGGCTTTGGGATCCGCTATAAATATGGCCTCTTTAATCAAAGAATCGTCAATGGGATGCAGGTGGAAGAGCCGGATACCTGGCTGAGTAACGGGTATGTCTGGGAAACAATCAAAACAGACCGAATGATGACCGTTAAATTCAAAGGGAATGTCCGGTCTGAAATCAAGGATGACCGCCTGGTATTTATTCATGAAAATTATGATCCCATATGGGCGGTTCCTTATGATATTTCCTTTTTAGGTTATCATGATGAGAAAAAGGTTACCTATCTCAGATTATACAGTGCGGAGCCTATGACGCGGCAGTTCGATCTTGATGTGTTTAATCAAGGGGACTACGAGAGAGCCTCCGCATACCGGGCGGAGGTAGAAGCCATCAGCAGCATTCTGTATCCAAAGGATCAAACTGCTTCCGGCCAGGAGCTGCGCTTGAAGCAGGAGTATTTCTTATCAGCGGCCAGTATCGGGGATAGTGTTTCCTATTATAAATCGGTTTATGGTTCAGTGGATGATAAATTTGTTCAAAGAATGGCCTTTCATATTAATGATACCCACCCCGCAGTCAGCATCCCAGAATTGATGCGCATCCTGATTGATGAGGAGGGCATGGATTGGGATAAGGCCTGGGCGATTAGCAGGAATGTCTTTTCCTATACCAACCACACTATTCTGCCGGAGGCCCTGGAAACTTGGCCTGTGGAGCAATTTCGTACCTTACTGCCCAGAATTTATATGATTGTTGAAGAGATTGACCGGCGATCTCAAGAGGAAATCAGGGTTAACTATCCCGGAGATGAAAATTTGCTCATGAATACTGCTATTATCGTTGATGGCAGGATCCATATGGCCCGTTTGGCGGTCATAGGCTCTTATTCCGTCAATGGGGTTTCCAAAATTCACAGCCAAATCCTGAAAGAGAAGATCTTAGCCGCTTTTTATCGCATTACCCCGGAAAAATTTTGTAATGTTACTAATGGCGTCAGTTATCGGCGTTTTCTTCATCTGGCCAATAAACCCTTATCGGATTTAATTTCTCGAGCCATCGGTGAGGAATGGCTTTCCGATGCCAATGAACTGGAGAAATTATTAGAGTTTAAAGGGGACCGTGGTTTTTTGGAAGGGCTGGCCCAGGCAAAATACAAAAACAAGGAACGATTGGCAAATTTCGTTTCCCAGCAGCAGGGAATCAAGATTGATCCCGCCTCCATTTTCGATATTCAAGTAAAACGCTTTCATGGATATAAACGACAGCATTTGAATGTCTTAAAAATTTTAGATCTTTATAATCGCTTCAAGGAAGGGAAAACTATCCAGCCCACCACCTTTATTTTTGGGGGGAAAGCTTCTTCCAGTTATTGGCGTGCTAAGGACACGATCAAATTAATCCATACTGTCGCAGATATTGTTAATCGTGATCCCTATGTCAAAGAGTATATTCGTGTTATCTTTCTGGAGAATTTTAATGTCTCCCTGGGAGAAATCATTTATCCGGCAGCGGATATCAGCGAACAGATTTCCACCGCCGGCAAGGAAGCCTCCGGTACAGGGTGCATGAAATTTATGTTTAACGGAGCACTTACCATCGGCAGCCGAGACGGTGCTAATTTGGAAATTGCTGAGGCTGTGGGAGATGAGCATATTGCTCTTTTTGGTATCACGGCGGATCAGGCTATGGAGCTTTATGGTGATCCCGGGTATAAATCGTGGAATGATTACGCAGGTACACCCAATCTGAAAAGAGTAGTGGATCAGCTGGTCAATGGTTTTTTACAGACAGATTATAGTTTTCAGGGTATCTATGATTCTCTTTTGCAGGAAAATGACCAATATTTTGTCTTAAGGGATTTTAGCTCTTATACGGAGACTTGGGAAAGGTTAAATAATAAATATGCCGTACAAGAAAAGTGGCTGGAAAGTGCCTTGTATAATATCGCAAAAGCCGGTATCTTTTCCAGTGACCGAGCCATCCATGAATACGCGGATTTGATTTGGAAGACAGAACGGTAA